A genome region from Chryseobacterium sp. G0186 includes the following:
- a CDS encoding reprolysin-like metallopeptidase: MKRQLTLIGMLLITGVSFAQTDRLWSQNSKTKPSEIFENKTGIQSPKVYNLDINGLKSALAKAPKRLAVGEKSEIIISFPNSDGRMENFKVRENSNFTPELAAKYPDIKSYVGEGLEDPNSTVYFSISSLGLSSMEIYGDKSAVFIEPYSKDLSTYVVYKKSDKKEDLSKFECSVIDVAKKGVSNTDIAARPNADDAKLRTFRLALSCTGEYTTYFGGTKAQALAAMNNTMTRVNGVFEKDFAARMVLIANNDAVIYTNASTDPYSASSGMSSWNSQLQSTLTSVIGEANYDIGHLFGATGGGGNAGCIGCICTNGSKGSGYTSPADGIPSGDNFDIDYVAHEMGHQFGGNHTFSHGNEGTGVNMEPGSGSTIMGYAGITAQDVQPHSDAFFHAVSIQQITNNIKAKTCSVNTSTGNSIPTANAGLDYTIPKGTPFVLTGTGTDADGDSLTYIWEQMDNASSSQTGASSAASATKASGPTFRSWTPLTVPTRYFPRMASVLAGATTTAGSEINVEALSSVARTLNFRFTVRDNKSGGSGNNSDDAVITVNGTAGPFTVTSQNSSTTYAGGSSQTITWDVAGTTANGVNTANVDILWSTDSGNTWTTLLSATPNDGSQAVTIPNSTTTTGRIMVKGSNHIFFDVNNANISVNAGTGTPDTVAPTAPTLAASGTTSTSTNLSWSGATDNVGVTGYDVYQGASLIGSTASTTLTATGLTPSTTYSFSVKAKDAAGNTSSASNTVNVTTLAGGGTVTYCSSSASNTADERIGNVKFGTINNTSTGTAGYENFTSISTNVTRGTAYTISITPVWTSTKYSEAYAVYIDYNGDGDFTDSGELAWTKAGSTTTPVTGSITIPATATVGSTRMRVMMKYSSIPTSSCEAYTYGQVEDYTLNIVSSGRGELGSTKDLITGIKLYPNPAKDIVYISDTSSEDYKIFDMGGKLIDSGKLQRGSVNVSSLIKGAYMIQIGEKTQRFIKN, encoded by the coding sequence ATGAAAAGACAATTAACGTTGATCGGAATGCTTCTCATTACGGGTGTTTCCTTCGCACAGACTGACCGTCTTTGGTCTCAGAACTCAAAAACAAAACCTTCAGAGATCTTTGAGAACAAGACAGGCATCCAAAGTCCAAAGGTATACAACCTTGACATCAATGGATTAAAAAGCGCTCTGGCAAAGGCTCCGAAAAGATTAGCAGTCGGCGAAAAATCAGAAATTATCATCTCCTTTCCAAATTCTGACGGCAGAATGGAAAACTTTAAAGTAAGGGAGAATTCCAACTTTACCCCTGAACTGGCAGCAAAATATCCAGACATCAAATCCTATGTAGGCGAAGGACTTGAAGATCCAAACTCAACAGTCTACTTTAGTATTTCTTCCCTTGGGTTATCTTCCATGGAAATATATGGCGATAAATCTGCCGTATTCATTGAGCCTTACTCCAAGGATCTTTCCACTTATGTAGTCTATAAAAAATCAGACAAAAAAGAGGATCTCAGCAAATTTGAATGTAGCGTAATAGATGTTGCCAAAAAAGGAGTATCTAATACCGACATTGCTGCGAGACCTAATGCTGATGATGCTAAATTAAGAACGTTCAGACTGGCATTATCATGTACCGGAGAATACACCACTTACTTTGGAGGAACAAAGGCTCAGGCTCTGGCAGCCATGAACAATACCATGACCCGTGTGAACGGTGTTTTTGAAAAAGATTTTGCAGCAAGAATGGTTTTAATCGCCAACAATGATGCTGTTATCTATACCAATGCTTCTACCGATCCCTATTCTGCTTCGTCAGGAATGAGCAGCTGGAATTCACAATTGCAGAGCACTCTGACTTCTGTTATTGGTGAAGCTAATTATGACATCGGACACTTATTCGGAGCTACCGGAGGAGGTGGAAATGCAGGCTGTATTGGCTGTATTTGTACAAACGGCTCAAAAGGAAGCGGTTATACCTCTCCTGCAGACGGAATTCCATCCGGAGATAACTTCGACATTGATTATGTAGCCCACGAAATGGGGCATCAATTTGGGGGAAATCACACGTTCTCTCATGGAAATGAAGGAACAGGAGTTAATATGGAACCAGGTTCCGGATCAACAATCATGGGATATGCAGGAATTACTGCCCAGGATGTTCAGCCTCACTCTGATGCATTCTTCCATGCAGTAAGCATCCAGCAGATTACCAATAATATCAAAGCAAAAACCTGCTCTGTAAATACAAGCACAGGAAATTCAATCCCTACAGCTAATGCAGGTTTAGATTATACGATTCCAAAAGGAACTCCATTTGTGCTAACAGGAACAGGAACTGATGCTGATGGAGATTCTTTAACTTATATCTGGGAACAGATGGACAATGCTTCTTCATCTCAAACAGGAGCAAGTTCTGCAGCCAGTGCAACAAAGGCCTCAGGTCCTACTTTCAGATCATGGACTCCACTTACTGTACCTACAAGATATTTCCCAAGAATGGCTTCTGTTTTAGCTGGCGCAACCACTACAGCAGGATCCGAAATCAATGTTGAGGCTCTTTCTTCAGTAGCCAGAACATTAAACTTCAGGTTTACCGTTCGTGATAACAAATCAGGAGGTTCAGGAAATAATTCGGACGATGCAGTCATTACCGTTAACGGAACAGCCGGTCCATTTACTGTAACTTCTCAAAATTCATCAACAACCTATGCAGGAGGAAGCTCTCAAACCATAACCTGGGATGTGGCAGGAACTACTGCAAATGGTGTAAATACAGCAAATGTAGACATCCTTTGGTCAACAGACAGTGGAAACACGTGGACTACTCTATTATCTGCAACTCCAAATGATGGTTCACAAGCGGTAACTATTCCTAATTCTACCACGACTACAGGAAGAATTATGGTAAAAGGATCCAATCATATTTTCTTTGATGTAAATAATGCCAATATTTCTGTAAATGCGGGAACAGGAACTCCTGATACGGTTGCACCAACAGCTCCTACCCTTGCTGCTTCAGGTACTACTTCAACCAGCACTAACCTTTCTTGGTCCGGAGCTACAGACAATGTAGGCGTTACAGGCTACGACGTATATCAGGGAGCTTCATTAATAGGTTCTACAGCTTCTACAACCCTTACAGCAACTGGCCTGACACCTTCTACAACGTACAGCTTCTCTGTGAAAGCAAAAGATGCAGCAGGAAATACATCAAGCGCAAGTAATACTGTAAATGTAACAACACTTGCAGGGGGTGGAACAGTTACCTATTGTTCATCTTCAGCTTCTAATACTGCTGATGAAAGAATTGGAAACGTGAAGTTCGGTACGATTAATAATACATCAACAGGAACAGCCGGATATGAAAACTTCACGTCTATTTCTACCAATGTAACGAGAGGAACTGCTTATACGATTTCCATCACACCTGTCTGGACTTCTACAAAATACAGTGAAGCGTATGCCGTTTACATTGATTACAATGGTGACGGAGACTTTACGGACAGCGGAGAATTAGCTTGGACAAAAGCAGGTTCTACAACAACTCCGGTTACAGGATCTATTACAATTCCTGCTACTGCTACTGTAGGTTCTACAAGAATGAGGGTAATGATGAAGTATAGTTCTATCCCTACTTCTTCATGTGAGGCTTATACGTATGGACAGGTTGAGGATTATACTCTTAATATTGTTTCTTCAGGAAGAGGAGAACTTGGTAGTACAAAAGATCTGATCACAGGAATTAAGTTATATCCTAATCCTGCAAAAGACATAGTATACATTTCCGATACTTCATCTGAAGATTATAAAATCTTCGATATGGGTGGAAAACTAATTGACTCAGGAAAACTTCAAAGAGGTTCTGTAAATGTAAGCAGCCTGATTAAAGGAGCTTATATGATCCAGATTGGCGAAAAGACTCAGAGATTCATTAAGAATTAA
- a CDS encoding DinB family protein, whose translation MIKQALLGEFLHEAENTRKILKAIPDSALDWKPSEKNWTTAQLASHIAEVYNWYESTFNQDVFNMGEYQYDKGDISKAENIVAKFEENVAKAQEVLENSEESTYFNEWKMEMHGNVLFPPSPRIQVVRGFLYNHLYHHRGELVVYLRSTGNKVPGLYGPTADDKM comes from the coding sequence ATGATTAAACAGGCTCTTTTGGGTGAATTTCTGCACGAAGCTGAAAACACCAGAAAAATTTTAAAGGCAATCCCTGATAGCGCTTTAGACTGGAAGCCGTCTGAAAAAAACTGGACAACTGCCCAGCTGGCCTCTCACATTGCAGAAGTTTACAACTGGTATGAATCCACATTCAACCAGGATGTTTTCAACATGGGAGAATATCAGTATGATAAAGGTGATATTTCCAAGGCAGAAAACATTGTTGCAAAGTTTGAAGAAAATGTAGCCAAGGCCCAGGAAGTTCTGGAAAATTCAGAAGAAAGCACTTACTTTAATGAATGGAAAATGGAAATGCATGGAAACGTTCTCTTTCCTCCCTCTCCAAGGATTCAGGTAGTACGTGGTTTTCTTTATAATCATTTGTACCATCACAGAGGTGAGTTGGTTGTTTATTTAAGATCAACAGGAAATAAAGTTCCCGGACTTTACGGACCTACTGCCGATGATAAAATGTAA
- a CDS encoding acyl-CoA dehydrogenase family protein translates to MNTETIDNIKMIAETAREFAEKNIRPNIMEWDESQTFPKDLFHQLGEMGFMGIVVPEQYGGSGLGYHEYVTILDEISQVDPSIGLSVAAHNSLCTNHIYEFGNEEQRNKWLPQLASGKVIGAWGLTEHNTGSDSGGMSTTAVKDGDEWIISGAKNFITHAISGDIAVVMTRTGEVGAKNNSTAFVLEKGMPGFSSGKKENKLGMRASETAELIFDNVRVPDSHRLGEVGEGFKQAMKILDGGRISIAALSLGTARGAYKAALKYAKERHQFGKSISEFQAINFMLADMATEIDASELLIQRAATLKNAKQKMTKEGAMAKLYASEACVRISNNAVQIFGGYGYTKDFPAEKFYRDSKLCTIGEGTSEIQRLVIGRDITK, encoded by the coding sequence ATGAACACAGAGACAATTGACAACATCAAAATGATAGCGGAGACAGCTAGAGAATTTGCAGAAAAGAATATCCGACCGAATATTATGGAGTGGGATGAAAGCCAGACTTTTCCAAAGGACTTATTTCACCAGCTTGGAGAAATGGGATTTATGGGAATTGTAGTTCCTGAGCAATACGGAGGTTCTGGTTTAGGCTATCATGAATATGTTACTATTCTGGACGAAATTTCCCAGGTAGACCCATCTATTGGACTTTCCGTAGCAGCGCACAATTCTCTTTGTACCAATCATATTTATGAGTTTGGAAATGAAGAACAGAGAAATAAATGGCTTCCTCAATTGGCATCCGGGAAAGTAATTGGAGCCTGGGGATTAACAGAGCACAATACAGGGTCAGATTCCGGAGGAATGTCTACTACTGCAGTAAAAGACGGAGATGAGTGGATCATCAGCGGAGCAAAGAACTTCATTACTCACGCTATTTCAGGAGATATTGCCGTGGTGATGACAAGAACGGGAGAAGTAGGAGCAAAAAATAACTCTACGGCTTTCGTTCTAGAAAAAGGAATGCCAGGCTTTAGTTCTGGAAAAAAAGAAAACAAATTAGGAATGCGTGCTTCTGAAACAGCGGAATTAATTTTCGACAATGTACGTGTACCAGATTCTCACCGTTTAGGAGAGGTTGGAGAAGGTTTCAAGCAGGCTATGAAAATCTTGGATGGAGGTAGAATTTCTATCGCTGCATTAAGCTTAGGTACTGCAAGAGGAGCTTACAAAGCTGCTTTAAAATACGCTAAAGAAAGACATCAGTTTGGAAAGTCAATTTCCGAGTTTCAGGCCATCAACTTTATGCTTGCTGATATGGCTACAGAAATTGATGCTTCAGAACTTCTTATCCAAAGAGCTGCTACATTGAAGAATGCTAAGCAGAAAATGACAAAAGAAGGTGCTATGGCTAAACTATATGCTTCTGAGGCATGTGTAAGAATTTCCAACAATGCGGTTCAGATCTTTGGAGGTTATGGATATACAAAAGATTTCCCTGCTGAGAAGTTCTACAGAGACTCTAAGCTTTGTACCATTGGTGAAGGAACTTCTGAGATCCAGAGATTGGTGATCGGAAGAGATATTACAAAATAA
- a CDS encoding endonuclease: protein MKKILLPIILISSYISAQIPAGYYNGTAGLTGYALKTKLHDIISEKNISRHYGDLPNLYNQTDLDVYYDHTPLNNTTFLLDIYSEIPSGPDSYEYISSQLGGGSAEGSGYNREHMMPQSTFYSNYPMYSDLFYVIPTDAKINQLRSNYPYGISSTVPANILATFTNSSKIGRSAIPNLPYTGYVYEPIDEFKGDVARSILYFSVRYEGKLGTFKYAANVNPASDTNPLDGTEERAFEPSYIAMLLQWHQQDPVSQREIDRNNTVYGIQKNRNPFIDNPSWVTAIWNQTPDAIAPQTPSNLIATQTSAYFTNLSWNPSSDTDVIGYKVYQNGNLVATTKGTTISIDHLTPSTNYNYTVKAYDAGYLLSPESNIASVTTLATDIYSKDLFVSKYLEGSSNENRAIEITNKTGHSVNLSDYRLSIQLQGANNSHYFPAPFEMEGIVQNNETFVILNPSATFPCYSKEQAKFVTAAPQMTFYGYNYVELRYKSATVDALGVVGQNNSSTLKDVSLYRKTSISQPTNTFNSNEWDAYPVDYCQNLGTLSTTELIASKDKKLGIYPNPVFDRLFVNGDIEKIKTAQIIDFSGKVIYTEKDPFRNKKDISVQGIPTGTYILRLDDHTQQFIKK, encoded by the coding sequence ATGAAAAAAATTCTACTTCCTATTATTTTAATTTCCTCTTATATTTCGGCACAAATTCCTGCCGGGTATTATAACGGAACAGCAGGACTTACAGGCTATGCCCTGAAAACAAAACTACACGATATTATTTCTGAGAAGAATATCAGCAGACATTATGGTGATCTGCCTAATTTGTATAACCAAACTGATCTTGATGTATATTATGATCATACACCTTTAAATAATACTACATTTTTACTGGATATCTATTCAGAAATACCATCCGGCCCTGATTCATATGAATATATCAGTAGTCAATTAGGAGGAGGCAGTGCAGAAGGTAGTGGATACAATAGGGAGCATATGATGCCACAAAGTACGTTCTATAGCAATTATCCAATGTATTCTGACTTATTCTATGTAATTCCTACAGATGCGAAGATTAATCAGCTGAGAAGTAATTATCCTTATGGAATTTCCAGTACAGTACCGGCCAATATTCTGGCTACATTTACAAATTCTTCCAAAATAGGAAGAAGCGCAATTCCTAATCTGCCTTATACAGGGTATGTTTATGAACCTATTGATGAGTTTAAAGGAGATGTTGCAAGATCTATATTATATTTTTCCGTAAGGTATGAGGGCAAATTAGGTACTTTTAAGTATGCCGCTAATGTAAACCCAGCCTCAGATACCAATCCTCTTGACGGAACTGAAGAAAGAGCATTTGAACCTTCATACATCGCAATGCTTCTTCAATGGCATCAGCAGGATCCTGTTTCTCAACGGGAAATCGACAGAAATAATACAGTGTATGGAATTCAGAAAAATAGAAATCCATTTATAGATAATCCGAGTTGGGTAACCGCTATTTGGAATCAAACACCGGATGCGATTGCCCCTCAGACTCCATCCAATTTAATAGCTACCCAAACCAGTGCCTATTTTACAAATTTAAGCTGGAATCCCAGCTCTGATACAGATGTTATTGGATATAAGGTATACCAGAATGGCAATTTAGTAGCCACAACAAAAGGAACTACCATCAGTATTGATCATCTTACACCCTCAACAAACTATAACTATACTGTAAAAGCATATGATGCAGGTTATTTATTATCCCCTGAAAGTAATATTGCCTCTGTGACTACATTGGCTACTGATATTTATTCTAAAGACCTTTTTGTTTCAAAATACCTTGAGGGGTCATCCAATGAAAATAGAGCTATTGAAATTACCAATAAAACAGGTCATTCTGTAAATCTAAGTGATTACAGATTATCTATTCAGCTTCAGGGAGCTAATAATAGCCATTATTTTCCAGCTCCTTTTGAGATGGAGGGTATCGTTCAGAATAATGAAACATTTGTAATATTAAATCCATCAGCAACCTTTCCATGTTACAGCAAGGAACAGGCGAAATTTGTAACCGCTGCCCCTCAGATGACTTTCTATGGGTACAATTATGTTGAGTTGAGGTACAAGTCTGCAACAGTTGATGCCTTGGGGGTGGTAGGACAAAATAATTCATCAACATTAAAAGATGTTTCTTTATATAGGAAAACTTCCATCAGCCAACCTACGAATACATTCAATAGTAATGAATGGGATGCTTATCCGGTAGATTATTGTCAAAATCTCGGAACGTTATCTACTACAGAACTTATAGCATCTAAAGATAAAAAGTTAGGAATATATCCCAACCCGGTATTTGATCGTCTTTTTGTAAATGGAGACATTGAAAAGATAAAAACAGCCCAAATCATTGACTTCTCAGGAAAAGTAATTTATACTGAGAAAGATCCGTTCAGAAACAAGAAAGATATTTCTGTTCAGGGAATTCCTACAGGAACATACATCTTAAGACTGGATGATCATACTCAACAGTTTATTAAAAAATAA
- a CDS encoding SatD family protein, producing the protein MIAVITGDIINSQHADTEVWITKLKNLLEIWGSAPYTWEIYRGDEFQFKCSIDSVFWHFLAIKSLIKSQENLDVRIAIGIGEESFSSEKITESNGTAYVNSGRLLNDIKNDGHTVAIKTSSDSVDRDLNILLKWSSKDFDNWTMATAEIIHEMIMNQDITQEDLAKRFAISQSSVSQRLKRANYELIVETNQYFRKKISEL; encoded by the coding sequence ATGATAGCGGTCATTACCGGTGATATTATAAATTCACAGCATGCAGACACTGAAGTTTGGATTACCAAGCTTAAAAATCTTCTCGAAATCTGGGGAAGCGCTCCTTATACATGGGAAATCTACAGGGGAGATGAATTTCAGTTCAAGTGCAGTATTGATTCCGTGTTTTGGCATTTTCTAGCCATAAAATCACTTATTAAAAGTCAGGAAAATTTAGACGTAAGAATTGCAATCGGTATTGGTGAAGAAAGCTTCTCATCCGAGAAAATCACTGAGTCCAATGGAACAGCCTATGTTAATTCCGGAAGACTGCTGAATGATATTAAAAATGACGGGCATACCGTTGCCATTAAGACTTCTAGTGATTCTGTAGACCGGGATCTTAACATCTTATTGAAATGGTCATCCAAGGATTTTGATAACTGGACTATGGCTACAGCAGAGATTATTCATGAAATGATCATGAATCAGGATATTACCCAGGAAGATCTTGCTAAGAGATTTGCTATTTCACAGTCTTCTGTAAGCCAGAGACTGAAACGAGCCAACTATGAGCTCATCGTGGAAACCAACCAGTATTTCAGAAAGAAAATCTCAGAACTATAG
- a CDS encoding DUF3307 domain-containing protein, with amino-acid sequence MIFIKLILAHLLGDFILQPNSWVADKENHQLKSKFLYFHVLIHTALSLIFLWDLQLWWVAVLVGVTHFIIDAAKLKFQNVKTKKRWFFIDQLLHVLVIAGVSLYFHEYSFSFSQNQEFLKIIMAALFLTTPASIFIKILLSSWTPAPDGPNNIQTESLSSAGKYIGILERLLVFTFIMVNHWEGVGFMVAAKSVFRFSDLAQAKQRKLTEYVLIGTLLSFGMAVLTGIIIK; translated from the coding sequence ATGATCTTTATCAAACTCATATTGGCACATCTACTCGGAGATTTTATACTTCAGCCAAATTCATGGGTTGCAGATAAGGAAAACCATCAACTCAAAAGTAAGTTTTTATACTTCCATGTTCTGATTCACACGGCTTTAAGTCTCATTTTTCTTTGGGATTTACAATTATGGTGGGTTGCTGTTTTGGTGGGAGTTACCCATTTCATTATTGATGCGGCAAAACTTAAATTTCAAAATGTAAAGACAAAAAAAAGATGGTTTTTTATTGATCAGCTGCTTCATGTTTTAGTTATTGCAGGGGTTTCGCTTTATTTTCATGAGTATAGCTTCAGTTTTTCACAAAATCAGGAATTTTTAAAGATTATCATGGCAGCATTGTTTCTTACAACACCTGCTTCCATTTTTATCAAAATACTATTGTCATCATGGACGCCGGCTCCCGATGGCCCAAACAATATCCAAACCGAATCTTTATCAAGTGCCGGAAAGTATATCGGAATTTTAGAACGTCTGCTGGTTTTCACCTTTATCATGGTGAATCACTGGGAGGGCGTAGGTTTCATGGTTGCTGCCAAATCTGTATTCAGGTTCAGTGACCTAGCACAGGCAAAACAGAGAAAACTTACAGAATATGTATTAATTGGTACATTGTTAAGTTTTGGAATGGCTGTCTTAACAGGAATAATAATTAAGTAA
- the purC gene encoding phosphoribosylaminoimidazolesuccinocarboxamide synthase has translation MSQKKEMLYEGKAKQVFATDNPDEVVVRFKDDATAFNAQKKGQVDLKGEMNNAITTLIFEYLNEKGIKTHFIKQLDEREQLVKKVSIIPLEMVVRNYSAGSMAQRLGVEEGIKSPVTIFDICYKKDELGDPLINDHHAVFLGAATYEELDEMYELTSDINEILIDLFDKMNIILVDFKIELGKTSDGEIILADEISPDTCRLWDKDTMKKLDKDRFRRDLGEVTEAYVEIYNRLKNLLAK, from the coding sequence ATGAGTCAAAAGAAAGAAATGTTGTACGAGGGGAAAGCGAAACAAGTATTTGCTACCGATAATCCTGATGAAGTAGTAGTACGTTTCAAAGACGATGCTACAGCATTTAACGCTCAAAAGAAAGGTCAGGTTGATCTGAAAGGAGAAATGAACAACGCCATTACTACCCTTATTTTTGAATACCTAAATGAAAAAGGAATCAAAACTCATTTCATCAAACAATTGGACGAAAGAGAGCAGTTGGTAAAAAAAGTATCTATCATTCCTTTGGAAATGGTCGTGAGAAACTACTCTGCAGGAAGTATGGCACAAAGATTAGGAGTGGAAGAAGGAATTAAATCTCCTGTAACCATCTTTGATATCTGCTACAAAAAAGACGAATTGGGAGATCCGCTTATCAATGATCACCACGCTGTTTTCCTAGGAGCAGCTACCTATGAGGAGCTTGATGAAATGTATGAGTTAACTTCAGACATCAATGAAATCCTTATCGATCTTTTCGACAAGATGAATATCATCCTGGTAGACTTTAAAATCGAATTAGGAAAAACTTCTGATGGGGAAATTATCTTAGCTGACGAAATCTCTCCGGATACATGCAGACTTTGGGATAAAGATACCATGAAGAAACTGGATAAAGACAGATTCAGAAGAGACTTAGGAGAAGTAACTGAGGCTTATGTAGAAATCTACAACCGATTGAAGAACTTACTTGCAAAATAA
- a CDS encoding four helix bundle protein: protein MKSHRIEDLKVWNKSMVLVKEIYLISAELPIEEKFGLQSQIRRCAVSIPSNIAEGAGRNNKNEFYQFLGIAFGSTYELQTQLQLWIDLNFISEIKIAPLKELLSEIQKMIYSLKASLKL, encoded by the coding sequence ATGAAATCGCACCGGATAGAAGATTTGAAAGTCTGGAATAAATCTATGGTTTTAGTTAAAGAGATTTATTTAATCTCAGCTGAATTACCAATAGAAGAAAAATTCGGACTCCAATCTCAGATCAGAAGATGTGCTGTCTCAATACCATCTAATATTGCCGAAGGAGCCGGAAGAAATAATAAAAATGAATTTTACCAGTTTCTTGGAATTGCGTTTGGTTCTACCTACGAATTGCAAACCCAACTTCAGTTATGGATTGATTTGAATTTTATTTCTGAAATAAAAATAGCTCCCCTAAAAGAACTTTTATCTGAAATTCAGAAAATGATCTATTCATTAAAAGCAAGTTTAAAATTATAA
- the purF gene encoding amidophosphoribosyltransferase, with the protein MKSLDIHKSEYLKQFENQTYGRNLFRTQEEERLDAPNEECGIFGMYSDQDLDTFSLSQFGLFALQHRGQEACGISVLKDGRITNMKDEGLVLDVYKDIQDPETFMGNSAIGHTRYTTAGDKKKYNFQPFFAKNEYDQIILSIAHNGNLTNAKELKQELEAEGVVFRATSDSEVILRLIQKNLDLGLRGAIKATMEKIEGAYSVVGMTRNKFFAFRDFNGIRPLVLGAIDENSYVVASESVALDAVGAQYVRDILPGEIIYTNENEPGKLHSYMMDEAKGKQRICSFEYIYFARPDSTLENINVYEIREKSGEKIWEQAPVEADLVIGVPDSGVPAAIGFSKASGIPFRPVLIKNRYIGRSFIVPTQEMRERVVNLKLNPIISEMKDKRVVIIDDSIVRGTTSKRLVKILKDAGVKEIHFRSVSPPIIAPCYLGIDTPSKDDLISANMTTEELKNYLGVDSLEFLSIDNLKEILGSSNHCFGCFTEEYPVGKGEEVELFN; encoded by the coding sequence ATGAAAAGTTTAGACATTCATAAAAGTGAATATTTAAAACAGTTTGAAAACCAGACCTATGGGAGGAATCTTTTCAGAACTCAGGAAGAGGAAAGATTAGATGCTCCAAACGAGGAATGTGGGATCTTCGGAATGTATTCAGACCAAGATCTGGATACGTTTTCTCTTTCACAGTTCGGGCTTTTTGCATTACAGCACAGGGGCCAGGAAGCTTGTGGTATCTCTGTCTTAAAAGATGGAAGAATCACCAATATGAAAGACGAGGGGCTTGTTTTAGATGTTTATAAAGACATTCAGGATCCTGAAACTTTTATGGGAAATTCTGCAATCGGACATACCCGTTATACGACTGCAGGAGATAAAAAGAAATATAATTTTCAGCCATTTTTCGCTAAAAACGAATATGACCAGATTATACTTTCCATAGCACACAACGGTAACCTTACCAATGCCAAGGAATTGAAGCAAGAATTAGAAGCTGAGGGCGTTGTTTTCAGAGCTACTTCTGACTCTGAGGTTATCCTTAGACTGATTCAAAAGAACCTTGACCTTGGACTTCGTGGAGCTATTAAGGCAACTATGGAGAAAATTGAAGGAGCTTATTCCGTAGTGGGAATGACCAGAAATAAGTTCTTCGCATTCAGGGACTTCAATGGTATCCGTCCATTGGTGTTAGGAGCTATAGATGAAAATTCTTATGTTGTTGCTTCAGAATCAGTAGCTTTAGATGCTGTAGGAGCTCAATATGTACGTGATATTCTTCCGGGAGAGATCATTTATACCAATGAAAACGAACCTGGAAAACTTCACTCTTATATGATGGATGAAGCAAAAGGAAAACAAAGAATCTGTTCTTTTGAATATATTTATTTTGCAAGACCTGACTCTACCTTAGAAAACATCAATGTATATGAGATCAGAGAGAAGTCTGGTGAAAAAATCTGGGAACAGGCTCCTGTAGAAGCTGATTTAGTTATTGGAGTTCCGGATTCCGGAGTACCTGCTGCTATTGGTTTCTCTAAAGCCTCAGGAATACCTTTCCGCCCGGTTTTAATTAAAAACAGATACATCGGAAGAAGTTTCATTGTTCCTACCCAGGAAATGAGAGAAAGAGTAGTAAACCTTAAACTGAACCCAATTATTTCCGAGATGAAAGATAAAAGGGTAGTTATTATTGACGACTCTATCGTTCGTGGAACAACCTCTAAAAGATTGGTTAAAATCTTAAAAGATGCAGGCGTTAAGGAAATTCACTTCAGAAGTGTTTCTCCACCAATTATTGCACCATGCTATCTGGGAATAGATACTCCTTCAAAGGATGATCTTATTTCCGCAAACATGACTACAGAAGAACTTAAAAACTATTTAGGAGTAGATTCCCTAGAATTTTTAAGCATAGATAACCTAAAAGAAATATTGGGATCTTCCAATCATTGCTTCGGATGCTTCACAGAAGAATATCCGGTAGGAAAAGGAGAGGAGGTGGAACTATTCAATTAG